The region AGGGTGGAGGCCGTTGAGCGGGGCTTGCTGGGTGGCTGCGGTACGCAATTTGCGTATCGGTGGCGGTGCcaaggggggagcggggggggacGGACACCTCCGGGCCCTGAGGGGCCTCGGGGCCCCCCCTGTTGtccccggccccgggggtgAGCAGGCCTGGGGGGGCCCTGCCGCCCCTCGGCCCTGTCCAGCCTCCCCCAGGGCCCCCTGGGCCCAGCCAGGCCCCCCTGGCCTGCAGgtgtcccccagtgccccctccTCGGTGCCCCTCATGGCCATGGCGTCGCCCCCGGCGCCCCCAGCCAAGAAGCGGAAGATGAACTTCTCGGAGCGAGAGGTGGAGATCATCGTGGAGGAGCTGGAGCGAGGCAAGCACCTCCTCATCAACCACTTCAATGCGGGTGTGCCCCTGGCCGCCAAGGCCGCCGCCTGGCACGACATCCTGCGCCGTGTCAATGCCGTTGCCACCTGCCACCGCGAGCTGCCCGAGGTCAAGAAGAAATGGTCCGACCTCAAGACCGAGGTGCGACGCAAAGTGGCCCAAGTCCGGGCTGCCATGGAAGGGGGAGGCGAGAGCCAGAACGGCAACGGCAACGGGCCGGAGAGCGAAGACCCAACGGGCACCGCAACCACCCCTGTCATCCTCACCCCCATGCAGCAACGCATCTGCAACCTGCTCGGAGAAGCCACCATCATCAGTTTGCCAAGTGGGGACTGCAGTGCAGGTGACGGGACCGAGATACCCATCACCGCATCAGCCACTACGGTCACCCTGACCCAGAGTGAGTGCTGCGCCTGCTGAAGATGCTCTGTGCTGAATTGGAAGGTCATACGGGGGGCCCAGACACCTGCCTGTGAGGAGGCCCTGAGCCCTGTGTGGGGGAAAGCCCCAGCAAAAAGAAACCCCTGCAACTCTGTAATGAAAACGCTGTTCCCAATATGTCCTCATGCTATAGGGGAGTGGCTGCAAGATACGCACATACTGAAAGTCAGCTTTCATAGCTGGGCTTGGCCTTAAGAACAAGGGAAGCCAGTATCCTTTGCAGATTGTTCAGTCCCCTTCTCTGGGAACAAAAGCAGGGGGAGAAACATCTACAAGGCTTATTTCCCAGTCTACCCCAAAAGCAGCTGTCCTTCTGACAAGTGCCATTCTGGGTCTTTGCCCGTATGTCAGTTGGTTAATGCCGCTTGGAAAGATTGTTCTGAACTGGAGgttgagaaattattttgtctaGACAGATAAGGCATGCCCTATTCCTTTGGACTGTGCAGCCTACTAGGAGGCTCGAATGAGGGTGGAGTAGACTTAAATAGGTCATTTTGTGCATTGCTGTTCATTGTATGTTATCTCACTGAACAGGCAGTATTCCTGTGATATTCATTGAATAGTCCTGTAGATAAAAATCCCCGTATCGCAGCTACTTCTTACCCCCTTTCTGTCCTTTGTTCTCAGTTCCTGCAGAGACAACCTACCACAGTCTGGAGGATGGAGTTGTGGAGTACTGCACAACAGAAGCCCCCACCACAGTCACCGCCGAAGCACCCTTGGAGATGATGGCA is a window of Pelecanus crispus isolate bPelCri1 chromosome 9, bPelCri1.pri, whole genome shotgun sequence DNA encoding:
- the NAIF1 gene encoding nuclear apoptosis-inducing factor 1, which gives rise to MAMASPPAPPAKKRKMNFSEREVEIIVEELERGKHLLINHFNAGVPLAAKAAAWHDILRRVNAVATCHRELPEVKKKWSDLKTEVRRKVAQVRAAMEGGGESQNGNGNGPESEDPTGTATTPVILTPMQQRICNLLGEATIISLPSGDCSAGDGTEIPITASATTVTLTQIPAETTYHSLEDGVVEYCTTEAPTTVTAEAPLEMMAHQHEVSAKPQELKSRIALNSAKLLQEQRVTNLHVKEIAQHLEQQNDLLQMIRRSQEVQACAQERQAQAMEGTQAALSALIQVLRPMIKDFRRFLQSNTPSPSVTADPSQTGQQDGMIQ